ATAAACGCTAAAACAGCAACTACAAGATATGAGAAGGTTTATACTATGCCAGACGGCGCAAAGTATCCGTTTTTGGCGCATAAAAGTATAGTTGAGCTTACTAATGAGCTAAATTTACCACCAGTTGGCTGGATGGAAAAATTTATTATTCTTTCAAAATATACTTCAGCTCGCCAAAGCTCTATCATAGTTGCAGATTATACACTTACATATCAAAAGACCATAGTAAGTGGCGGACTAAATATTTTTCCTAAATGGGCTGGAGCTGATCAAAGTAAATTTTACTATACATCTTATGTGAATAATAAGCCAACTTTATTTAGATATGATCTAAATTCTGGTACAAAAACAAAGATAATTGATAGCATTGGCATGCTTATAGCCTCAGATGTTAGTAAAGATGGAAGTAAAATTCTATTAACCATGGCACCAAAAGATCAACCAGATATTTTTATCTATAATACAAATAGTAAAAATTTGACGCAGATTACCAATTATCCAGGTATAGATGTAAATGGAAATTTTGTTGATAATGACAGTAAGATAGTTTTTGTATCAGATAGGCTTGGTTATCCTAACGTTTTTGCAACTCCTGCTATTTCTGGCGGAAGCGTTGAACAAATGGTATTTCATGGTAAGAATAACAACTCTGTAAGCACATTTGAAAATTATGTTGTTTATTCAAGTAGGGAAGCAAGTGGTAGTTTTAATATATATCTAATTTCAACTCAAACGGATTTTATACGCCAGCTTACAGCAAATGGCAAAAATAACTATCCAAGATTCTCAAGCGATGGGCAAAGTGTTGTCTTTATAAAAGAGCTTGGCGGTCAAAGTTCATTAGGGATTGTTAGGCTAAATGAAAACAGAAGTTTTCAGTTTCCTT
The sequence above is drawn from the Campylobacter concisus genome and encodes:
- the tolB gene encoding Tol-Pal system protein TolB encodes the protein MKKIFLFLCVALGLYAADATISVVNQGIALPKIALQDATTAVSDMAFKDKFFKIMLGDLKVSSDFEVIEDHVPSTYEGDATTNTMSDKGVELIFRYALEGSMGSPLTLRVKLINAKTATTRYEKVYTMPDGAKYPFLAHKSIVELTNELNLPPVGWMEKFIILSKYTSARQSSIIVADYTLTYQKTIVSGGLNIFPKWAGADQSKFYYTSYVNNKPTLFRYDLNSGTKTKIIDSIGMLIASDVSKDGSKILLTMAPKDQPDIFIYNTNSKNLTQITNYPGIDVNGNFVDNDSKIVFVSDRLGYPNVFATPAISGGSVEQMVFHGKNNNSVSTFENYVVYSSREASGSFNIYLISTQTDFIRQLTANGKNNYPRFSSDGQSVVFIKELGGQSSLGIVRLNENRSFQFPLKVGKIQSIDW